GTGAGCTCCCAACGCGGGCCGAACTGGTCCTCCTCGACCGGCGGGGGGCGCACCGGGCCGGTCCGCCGTAGATCCACGATCTCGGACGCGGGACGCCGAACGACCGGCATCGGCCAGGGGGGGACCTCGTCGGCACCGGCCGGTTGGCCGGGACGAAGAACGGCCCAGGCCTGGGTGTAGCGCTCGCCGGTCGCAGCCATGCGGGCCCGCACCCGGCGCTTGAAGTCTCTGTCCTTCGGCATGGGTCGCCTCCCCGCCGCGCCGGTGCGGTCCCCGGGACCGCACGGCACGGCGCAACGACCGATGTCCGGGCCCGGGGGTGTTCCCCCCTTCGCCCAGTGCCGCCCGGGGCCGGGCCACTGGGCTCGGCGTCGGGCCGCGCCAGACGTCAGCTTCCGCCTGGGGCCACTCGAAGTCAAGGGGCTGGCGCGCGGGGCCCGCCCCGTTCGCCACTGGGCCCACTGGCGGAGAAGCTGGGTAGGTCCGCCCAGACACCAACTTCCTAGGGTGGCCGCTACGACCGGGCAGACTGCTGGCAGTTGCCGATCGACAGGAGGCCCCATGGCGGACGTGAGAGTTACCGACGCGGTCGAAGTGATGGCCGCCGGGGAGCCCCCCAAGACCATCCGAGAGTTCGTCGGCCGGGTGGCCAACGGGGCCGAGGACCTGTCCATCGCCGTGATGGGGAGCCCGCCGGGCTGGGCCGAGCCGGCCCAGAAGCCTGAGTTCGACGAGCACACGATCGTCCTCTCGGGCACGCTCGTCGTCGAGCACCCAGGCGGGACCACCGAGGTCCACGCCGGCCAGGCCATCTCGATCCGGGCCGGCGTCCGGGCCCGCTACTCGACCCCT
This DNA window, taken from Actinomycetota bacterium, encodes the following:
- a CDS encoding cupin, which gives rise to MADVRVTDAVEVMAAGEPPKTIREFVGRVANGAEDLSIAVMGSPPGWAEPAQKPEFDEHTIVLSGTLVVEHPGGTTEVHAGQAISIRAGVRARYSTPDGAQYVSICLPAFAFHLAHREDDSPV